CTAACGCTTCCGGCTCATTCTTTAATGGTCCGCGCTCGTGGTTGTGGTGGAACCAAAGTCCCGGCCGTGGCGGGCAAACCGAATCAGCGAGAGGAGTGCGATAATCATCAGCCCGATGGCGGCGTAGTACGGCGCGACTGCCGAGACGCTCTTAAAGAGCGGAATGGCGAACAGCGGCCCAGCGATACGCGCCAGAGCGCTCACGCCTTGACTCACACCCATGATGCCACCCTGACGATCTGGATCGCTGCGGCGACTGATCAGCGCGCTGAGTGAAGGAGTTGTAAAGGCGAAGCCGCCGACGGAAACCGCAGTCGCAATGAAGAGGAGCGGCCAACTGTGCCAGAGCGTGGCGAGGGTGAGCAGCACGAAGCCGATGGTCGTCAGTACGAAGCCGATTTCCGCCATCGTTACTTCACTCAATCGCGTTGAAAGTCGGCGCACGACGCCACCTTGCACCAGGCTGAGCATGATACCGATGTAAGCAAAGAACAGCGGGATTTGCCCGAACTTCATTCCAAAGCCTTGGTTTTCGTCCTTCAGCAAGAGTGCAGCCGTCGTTTCAAAACCGCCGAAGGCGGTCACGCTGAGGAACGAAGTGAAGAGCAGGGCAGCGATGGTTGGCGTCGAGACGGAATCTCGCAGGGCGCGAAGATCGAACAGCCCCATGTGCGTGTGCGAGACTCCGGGGCGCAAACTTTCGGGCAACAAGAAGACGGCCAGCAACAGGGCCACGAGTGAGAGACCCGCGGCGACGAAGCCGGGCAGGGGACTGCGAGCCACTTCGTCGTATTGCCGCTTGTCGGCCTTGGCAATCTCGGCGCTCGACTTAGCAGGATCGAGTTGCACATCGAGGTTGTCGGTGGCGCTCGCTGCAATCACCGGTCCTTCGCTGGTGGGCTCTACTCTCGCCGATAAGAGTGCCGCCCAGGCGAGCAAGGGGCCGAAGGTGAAACCGAGACCAAACGAGACGCCGATCAGCGCCATCCCTTTGGCTCGTTTTTCTTTCGTTGTTACGTCGGCGATATATGCAGCGGCGGTGGAGATGGTCGCGCCGGCAATTCCCGCCCCCGTGCGGCTGATGAACAGCAGCAGCAGGCTTTGCTGGATGGCGGCGATGCCGAACAGCGTGTAACAAACGACGGAGCCGATGAGCCCGATGATAATGACTGGCCGCCGGCCGATGCGATCGGAGACGCGCCCCCAAAGGGGCGAGAAAATGAATTGCATCATCGAGAAAATGGCCATCAGCAGCCCGAGCTCCCAACCATGCTCGGCGATGCCGAACTTCTCCGCATAGAGCGGCAGCAGCGGCAGCACCATGCCAAAGCCGAGCAGGTCGATGAAGACGGTGAGAAAAACGACCAGCAACGAACCTTTGCTGGCATTCGTATCGGGTGAATTAGAGCGTTCGCCCGCGAGGGGCGAAGCAACTTGGGCGGGCATTTTCGTTTCCAAACGGCGAATCGTAGGTAGTTACTGACCACAAAGCGGCTGTTTTCTTTGCTTGGTTATCCGGTACCGAGGCAATGGCAGCAACAGGGCAGCCACCAAGTGCGAGCGGGACAAGTTCCCACTTCTTTGTTGGCGATCGACTGGACAGCCGACGGCAACGAGTGTGGACGAACCCAAGTCACGCTGACCGAGACCGCATCATCGCGCGCAGCGAAGCGCACGTTGCATCCGGGGGCACCGGAACAAATCTTGGCACCGCAAAAAAATGAGATGCAGGTGAAGAGTGCCTTATGCGCTGCAGAATCTCCAGCAACCCTGGAGCGCGCAGATTCGCTGCGCTGACAATCCGGCACACTTGTTGCAACCCGCACATCTTCCACTTGCCGCCACAGCCCGCCACCTCGACTAAAAAACCTCTGCTCTGCGCCACAAACTCTTTGGCGCATTTCTTTGGCGTTACATCAAAACTGCTCAGAACAAGTATTGAATGTCTTGAGCAACTGTTGCGTTTTGTTCTTTCCCTTACTCCGCCTTTGGAAACGATCGATGACCGCTCTCGCCACTTTGAAGAAACTGTTTGCTCGATCCACGCCAGCAAAACAAGCTCGCTCGAAATTCTTTCGCCCTGCAATCGACGCTTTGGAAGATCGCCGGTTGATGGCGGTCTTCATTGTCGATGACGACTTTGCGGCCGATAATCCCGCGCGCCGCCAATACACCACCATTCAGGGGGCGGTCGACGCTGCAATCACTCCGGTTGGCAATCGCGCGGGCGATTCGATTGTGGTCCGCCCCGGCTTGTATAACGAATCGGTCTCGATCGATAAGCGCATCACCATTACGGGGGCCGTGGCACCGGCTATTCCCTTCATTGGTAACAGACCCTATGCGAACGATCCTTCGCTCAACCCGGCGCGGGCTTCGATTGTCGATCCGGCCACAGGCGCTGGGTTCACCATCACCGCCAGCAATGTGATTCTGCAGGGCTTTACGGTCGCAAACTTCGACGAAAGCGAGGATACGCAGGGCATCGTTGTGACCGGTGGCACAGCCAATAAAATTCTCAGGAATGTGATCGTCGATAACACGATTGGCATCTCGCTAGCCACCGATACTGCCACATCCAACGTGGGTGCAGCCCGAACGACCTACGTCACCGGCAACGTACTGCGCGATAATAACACGCTTGGTGCTGCGGCAGGCAATGGTATCTATTCTGACGCTGGCCTGCGCAACGTCAGCATCACGGCCAATCGGATCACCGGGCACGAAAATGCATCGATTCTGGCCATTACCACCGTCGATACGGACTTCAACACGAGCGTGACCATTGCCTCCAACTTGATTGGCAATCAAGTCACCGGTGAAGCTGATTCGGCCATCATCCTGGCGAATCTGACGAACTCGACTGTGGTTGGTAATGTAATGCGCAACATCTACAACAACGGCACCGGTATCGCGCTGGTGGGTGGTGTCAGCAACGTGAAGGTGTTGAGTAACAACCTGGCCAATGGCGCGTTCACTGGCATCAACGTCATTTTCCGCCCGGGTGATTACGCAGTTGCAGCGCCGAACTCAAACAATCTGATTCAAGGCAATGTCATAACGAACTTCGGTGACGGCGGAATTCGTTTGCGAGAAGGGGCGAACAACAACGTCGTCAAGGCGAATGTCGTGCAGAAGAATGGCTTTGGTGCCTCCGAGGCAGACGCGAACGATGGCTTCGGTTCAGGCATTAGCTTGGAAGATGCAATCGATAATATCGTGGAACTGAACGTTTCGTATTACAACGACACGGACGGTTTCTATGCCGATTTGCTCTCCAGCGGGAACATCATTCGCAACAACACCGGCCTATTCAATGGCGAACACGACTTTCACGATGATTCGATCGGCGCGGGAACCGCTGGCACAGCCAACACCTATACCAACAATCGCGGCCGAAATGGTTCGCCTGCAGGGCTGATTCGGTTCCGTTACTAGGATCTTCGCTCGACTTTTGGGCGAATGTCCTTAGTCGGCAACACACCGGGCGGGGAAAGAATTTTCTCTGCCCGGCTTCGCTTCTTGATTCATCGCGCAGGTACGTGTTGCTGCCAGTTCGAGCGTAACTACTAACGGTGTCATTCCGCTGCGCGCTGTTGTTTGACCACCTTCTGGAGACGGGCTAGGATTGGCAACATCCTGCTTGGGGCGAATTCTTGCCTACCCAATTCTTTGGATTTTCATTGTTTGCGACCTGAGGCTCAGCGGATGGCCGAACAATTCGATCCCTATTACACCTGGCTAGGAATTCCGCCGGAGGATCAGCCTGCGGATTACTACCGACTGCTTGGATTGAAAAAGCTTGAGTCGAATCTAGATGTGATCTCGCATGCTGCAGATCGCCAGATGGCGCACCTTCGCACTTTGCAGACCGGCAAGCATGCCACCCATTCGCAGCGATTGTTGAACGAGATCTCGAGCGCGAGCACCTGCCTGCTAACGCCCGAAAAGAAGGCCGCTTACGATCGCAAACTGCGGGAAGAGCAAAAGGCAAAAGAACAAACCGTCGCCAAGCCCACACTGCAAGTCGCGAAACCTCTGCCTGTGGCGAAGCCGAATGTACTTCCAGTCGCGGCTTCAGTTCCGTTATCGCCACAACCGATTCCGGTTATGCCACAACCGCTGCCGAACCTAGCGCCAGCGCCCATTCAACTCGCCCCCAGTTTTCGTCACAACAGTCCCGCTGCCAAGAGTGGCCTGGCCAAGCTCATTCTCAGCGCTGCTGCCATCGCCGCCGTGTTTCTCGTTGCGCTGACGATCGTCGCGCTGAATCTCAACCAGCCGCCAGAAGTTGCTACTCGACCGGCCAGCGCCGAGGCGGCTCCCACTCCGCCCGCCATTCAGCAGTCGAGTCAGTCACCCATTCAAAAGTTACCGACTCCTCCCGTTGTTCCAACGCCCAAGGTTCCTCAGCCTGACGCTACAAATCCGGCGGTGAAATCTAACTCGCCAGTCGGTTCTCCTGCCAGCACTTCTCCGGCCATAACAGCGAACAATCCTCCTCCGGCAGTTCCGGCGAATGTCATTCCCGCCTCAGCCCCACCCGAGCAGTTCGTCATGCGACTTCCCAAACGCGCGCGCATCGATCTGCAGAATACGCAAGCTCTTGTGGATTTTCGCCAGCCATTCACCTATGAATTGGCGGTGAAATTCGATGCAGGGTCGACAGGTTTTCTGTTTGGGAATCGCAACCATCTGAACTTGCTGAAGGTTCCTCCAACTGGGCCGATGATTGGCTACCGCTGGAACTTAATTGGCCTCCCCCCAGTCACCTGCCTGATGCCCCCTCCGACTGGTAGCGAGTGGTTTCATCTGGCAATCTCGCACGACGACAAGCGGCTGTATGCCTTTGTCAACGGCCGTAAGGTGGACGAGGCCGACGGGGAATTTAAGAAGGGGGAGATGCCAGTTCACAATGTGCCGCTCTACTTTGGCTCGCATCCCGACCACTCACCGCTCTTTAGCGGAGTTCTGGGCGGGATTCGCATCTCGTCGGTGGCCCGCTACGTGAGCGACTTTGCACCGCCAACAAAGTTCACGAAGGATGCGGACACACTTTTGGTCCTCGATATGGCAAATCCGCAACCCGGCGTCATGACCGACCTTTCGGGGCAGGGGCACGATGGCTCAATCAAGCTGGGGGAGTGGGAACCGGGTAAACCGGACTACTCGACTGCGGTGGCCTTGCTGGGTTTGCCATTGCCAACCGGTGAGGCGGTCGTCGCAACTACGCCGAATTCACCCAGCAATCCAACGCCATTCGGTGAGAGTCCTGCATTTGGCCCGCAGCCCGCGATCGAACCGACGCAACTTCTTGCTGTTCCAGACGAAGCATTGCTTATGAAGGCCCGAGTTGCTGTTTTTGATGTTTTTGGAGCGGCGGCCAAACAGGCGACCAAGCCCGAATTGAAGGTCAAAGTCGCCCAGGACATGCTCAAGCTGGCGAGCGAGACCAAGGATGACTTAGCTGCTGAGTACGTGCTGCTCGACAACGCCCGCAAATTGCTGATTGGTGCCGGGGATGTCCAACTGGCTTTGGCAGCAGTCGCGCAGATGGAACAACGCTTCATGGATCCGGCCCGCGAGATTCGCACGACCACACTCACCGCGCTAGCCGACGCCAATCTGTCACCCGAGGCCCGCGAACAGTTGGTAAACGTCACGCTGGCAGCGATGGACGCTGCCACACAGGCTCGTCAGTTTTCGCTTACCGAGCAATTGTCGCTACTCGCAGTACGGGTTTCGACTAAGTTGAAGGATGCCGACGCGCGCAAAGCCGTTGCTCAGCGGCGAACCGAAGTGGTTCGCTTAAGGCAGCAAGTTACGATCTTTGAAGCTGCGCAAGAAACGCTCAAAAGCTCGCCCAGCGATGCTGCGGCGAACCTGGTCATCGGCAAGTTTCTCTGTTTTCTGCTGCACGATTTCGCTGCGGGACGAACTCACCTGATTGCTGGCGATCTGCCCGAGTTGGCTGAGGCGGCCAAGCTCGATCTGGCCGCGGACCAGGGAACTCCCGCCGACAAAGTGGCTGCTGCAAATGCCTGGCTCAAATGGGTCGAGGGCGCGAAGGGGACTGATAAGGATTTGACGTCTGCTGCGCAAGTTCGGGCGAAAGCTCGCTACCGCGAAGCGCTGCCATCCCTTACTGGACTTGAGAAAGTGAAAGTGGAGAAATGGCTGGCAGACTTGGCCGCGGTGGCCGATGTCTCGTCTGCGACTCCCGGCACATCACAGGCAGTGGCCAAAGGCCCAGTGCTGGTGATTTATAACACGCATGGTTTCCGCTTCCGTGATCGAGGAACGCTCGAGTTCAACGTGCTCTTATTGAAGGACGGGAAGATCGTGGATCAGGCCCGGGGAGTGCCGCTGGAGTGGAACCCTGAGATCAACGTTTCCAAGCAATTGCAGTTGGGGACGAAGCCGTTCGACACCATTCGCGTGGAAATCACGCGTTGGCAAGAGCATAGCGGCGGCCTCGCAGAGGTTGAATTGCTGGTGAATAGCGAGAATGTACTGCGGGGTAAGCCGGTTACTGCCAGTGGAAAGTACGGCACCAGTTTGACTCAGCACCAGCCGGCGATGGTTACTGACGGCATCAAAGACGAAGAGCGACACGGTGGCGAAGGAAGAGGCTACTGGATCTTGCCCAACAAGACCGCTGGTTGGATCGAGATTAGCTTAAAGTAGCGGTCACAGAACATCTGCGCTCATCCACCCGCGGATTTAATTTATTGCTGCGCCAGTCGACTGGTGATCCACTGCTGGTCGTTGGGCGAGAGTTTGGCGAGGGGGATGGTGGTGTTTACGCCACTCGGGCGACGAAGGCGGACGATGCCGGCTTCGAGTGCGACGAACTCGGCGTCAGCAGTGTATTTGCCGCTGGTCCAAGTGCGGGGCTGGGGAGCTGGCGGTGTGGCCGTCGAAGTTTCCACTTTGTCGCGTTGCTGGGCGACGATTTGGGCCGCTTTTTCCGCCACGGTAGCTAAGACGGGCTTGGCAGTCTTCGTGGGCTGGGTTTGCATTGCCTTGACCACGCTAGTCACTTCGGCGGCTGGCATGGCGACTTGGACGACGCGCCACTTGCCGGCCTTTTGCACGCGGAGCGGGCTGGTTGAGTCGGTGGAGTGTTCGTGCATGGGGTGCGAATTGCCACGCAACACTTCCGCCGCGGCCGCGATAGTAGTGACGAGATCGCTAGAGCCTAAGTGCGTGGTCAGCATGTCGATGCCGGCTGATAGTCGCTCACCCACGAGCGAATCGTGAACCCAGAGTTCAATCGGGCAAGTGACGTTTTCGACGATGTGATGATCTGGCAATTCGATCGTTGCAGCACCAGCGCAGTTCTTGGTGGCAATGTGGAGATGGCGCGGAGTGGTGCAGCAAGTGAAGTTTGCTTCGCCTTGCGAATCGGTTCGCAGACCGACCATCGCCAGCGAACGATTGTCTAAATTTTTGTTGAGCTTTGCCAGGCGAACCTCGCTGGTCTTTTCAAAGCCCAGAGCGATTCGTTGTTCGGCACGGCGGCGAGCGATCTCGGTAACTTGCGGACGTAGTTCAGCCTCTCGTTGAGCGGCCCGTCGACGGACGATACGGCCAAGCCAACCGCTGCGAGTCGAGGCGATTCCTTCCAGGGTGGAAGCCGTCGTAGCCTTCACCTTAGTCGGCTGGCCTACAAACCCTTCGCCTGGTTTGAAAACGACCAGTTTGGACGCCGAGAACTTGGTAACTGCCCGGCTGTAAATGATGGCCGGGCCATGATAGCCGGTGGTGCGGGAATGAACTTCGCCGTGAAAGTGAATGACAAACTTCGCCGCGTCGCCACTCTCGACCAGATTGACGTGAGTGTGACCGACAACTCTTCCTTTACCTTGGATGGCAGTTCCCAAGATGTCTTCGCGGATGTCGATGGGGCGGTCGATTTCCTTGTTATCGAGCATGCCGTTGAGCATTGCACCAGAAATGCGGAGCACCACTTGGTGATCGGGACTTGCGTCGCGAGTCGTTGGCTGGGCAGCGGGAATTGTTTCGTCGGCATGGGCACCGGTCGCTACTGCCAGCAAACAGGCCAGCGAAAAGAAGAATGCCTGCTGAGGCTGATAGCAACGAAACGAAATCCACATGGCCCGCTCTCCGTACCGACGTGATGAGCTCGATTCGCTTTAGGAATGCACTTCGTGTGCCGGCCGGAAAAAGTGTGCGGAAGGGCTCTTGCCGGCGAAATATCGCTCTCGTTTATCATCATACTTACCTGTCGAGATAACGGAATGGAGAACGTGAAACAAGATCATTGAAATCAGGATTTCTTGATGGTTCAAGCCAATGGTTGTGGGCCTCACTCGCCAGATATTCATATTTGGGATGTGACCAGACTTGTCCGTTGCCGTTGCTCCAATGTTCTCACGACGAGTTTCATCAAGTCGGTAGTAGTTAAGGAAAAAATGGCAATTTGTGACGAGGCGTTGTGGGGGTGATGTTGTCAGTGAATCGTTCCTGGTAATGGATCGCGTTGATCCCTTGATGCGCCCGGTGGTGGTTGGCACCGAGCCCAAGAGTGGTAGGTGGAGGGTCGCAAAAGCGCGCACGAATTACGGAAATCGATTTTGGAAGTTTCCTGATGCCTGTAAGGACTTAGGTCGAAGGGTTTTTTTGTTAACTACTTGCGCAATAAATGATTGCGATATATTGGTCATGTGCTTGGAAATTTGCAGTTAACGGAAATTTTTTGGCGTGGATCGTAGCGACTGCGGAACCTGGGGGGCAATGGCGAACTGAACTCGATGCAGATGCGTAGGGGACTTGAGTTGCCGGCAGCGAAGTGGGCGTGTGGTCAGCGAGCTGTTTTCGGGAAGCGACTTGGCGGTTCAAAACCGGGTGTGGCCGTCACGTTGTGACTGCCTGTCTGGGCAAGAGGGGCGCAAAGTTACTTCTATGACTTTTTTGCCAAGAATGCGGGTTGTAGGTTTGAAATCCGGTCTGCGTTGGGCTAAGCTGCTGCGCTTTGGCCAACCGTGCGACGCTTTAACAGCGTTCTCGCTGCCCTTGATGTGCCAGCCGGGGTGTTCCGGGGATCGGATTGTTGCTGGGTCGGTAGTCATCGACTAAGCGAACATTAGCGCTGACAACGTTATTCCCACGAGACGGTAATCTCATCGGACAACCCAAGCCAAATTTTTCGTTCATTGTTTAGGAGCCTATTTGATGTCGAGTAAGCAAACACGTCGTCGTTTTCTACAAACCACGGCAGCTGTTGGTGTGGGTTATTGGGCAGCCGGTGGTGTCTCGCCGCGTGTGAGCTTGTCGGCTAATGAAGAAATTCGTTTCGCCAGCGTCGGCGTCGGCGGCAAGGGGAGCAGCGACTCGGCCGATGCGGGGCGCAGCGGCAAGATGGTCGCCATCGTCGATATCGACGACTCGACCCTCGGCAAAGCTGGCGAGAAGTTCGAAGGAGCGCAAAAGTTCAACGACTATCGCAAGATGCTCGACGAAGTGGGCAAGAGCATCGACGCGGTGACGGTCAGCACACCTGACCACTGCCACGCTGTGGTTGCTTCGGCCGCCATGAAGATGGGCAAGCACTGCTTTGTGCAAAAGCCGCTGACCAAGTCGCTGCACGAAGCTCGCCACCTGGGCAATCTGGCGAAGGAAATGAAGGTTGCCACGCAAATGGGCAATCAAGGAACAGCCGGCAACGACCTTCGCGAACAAGCGGCCATTTGCAAGAGCGGCGTGCTCGGCAAGGTGAGCGAAGTTCACGTGTGGACCAACCGCCCCGTTTGGCCACAAGGGCTCGACAAGCCAACCGACACCCCCGAAGTACCTAAGAACGTCCATTGGGACGAATGGATTGGCCCAGCTCCGAAGCGCGCCTTCCACCCGGCCTATCATCCGTTCAAGTGGCGCGGTTGGTGGGATTTCGGCACCGGTGCTCTCGGCGATATGGCCTGCCATACGCTCAACATGCCATTCATGGGCATGGACCTGCGCGACCCAATCAGCGTGCAAGCGCTCACTTCGGGTCACAACAAAGAGACGTTCCCCAGCTGGTCGGTCATCACGTTCGAATTCCCCGAACGGAACGGTCGCCCGGCCGTGACCTTCAAGTGGTACGACGGCGGCAAGAAGCCTGACACCGCTTTGTTCCAAGGCGCGAAAGTGGCTGGCAGCGGTTGCTTGATCGTGGGCGAAAAGGGTTCGATGTACTCGCCTGGCGATTACGCCGGCAAGACCGAAATGCTCGGTGGCATCACCAAGCCAACGGTGGAATACACCAAGTCGCCCGGCCACTTCGAAGAATGGGTCCGCGCGATCAAGGGTGGCGATGCAGCTGTTTCGAACTTTGGCGATTATGCATCGCCGCTGACCGAGACCATCCTGCTGGGCAACTTGGCCGTTTGGGCCGCTGCCGAGAAGGAAGTCATGGGCAAGAAGATCGAATGGGATGCCAAGAGCCTGACGGCCACCAACGCTCCCGAAGTGGCTCACATTGTCAAGCCTGAGTTCCACAACGGCTACAAGCTGTAAATCGTCGGTGAGTCACCCGTAGGCGAGTCATTCCATGACTCGCTCCGGTCAACCGAACTCTCAGTCACGGAGTGACTGAGCAACGGTAACAGTCGACGGTGCAACACCAGAGTTCAACCTCTCCACCCGCGGTCAGTCGGAAGATTCCGACTGACCGCGGTTTGGTTTCTTGGGGGCGCATGAGTTAGAATTCAGGTGGAAGGAACGTTCCCCATGATTATTGCCAACACGCCCATCACTCCTGAACAGCTGCTCGCCATGCCCGATAGCAAAGGGCTCGAGATTGTGGCAGGAAAGCTCGTGGAGAACAAAATGGGAGCGGAATCAAGCGAACTCGCAATCGTGCTGGCGAGCATCTTGTATCAATACTGCAGCAAAGACCGTATTGGTCGCGTATTTGGCCCCGACACTTCGTTTCAATGTTTTCCGCACGACTCAACGATGGTCCGCAAGCCCGATGTGGCGTTTCTAAGCTACGCCAGATGGCCTGCCGATAAACGAATCGGAGCTTTCATCAAAGTCGCTCCCGAACTGGCGATTGAAGTTCTCTCGCCCAACGATGTGATCAAAGAGGTCAATGACAAGGTTGACGACTACCTTGCCGCAGGCGTATCAACCGTGTGGGTCGTGAATGAGTTTCGCCGCTACGTGGAAGTCCATTCCGCAAACCAGCCACCGCGAATCGCAACTTTGAATGACGAACTGACGTGCGAAGAGATCCTGCCGGGCTTTCGTTGCGGAGTGAGCGAAGTCTTTGCCCGTATTCCCACGGCTGAGTGATTGGTTTCGCCAACCAGTTTCCCCGCCTCGCACGTTTTCCGGCCTTGCCCCCTTTTCGCCCAATATGGGTGCGGTAGGCTGACGTTTTATCAGCAAATCGTTACGCGTTCTAAGCCGATTTGCCATTTCCATTTCGAGTTGTTCGGACCCGAGCCCAATCCAACATGAGCGACCCTTATTTTCAGCAGTTGTTTGCCGAGCGAATCGGTGGCGTGAATTACGGCAAGGGAACCGAGATCTATAAGTTCGAAAAGATCAAACGGGCCAAGCGGAAGGCACTGGCCGATTTTCCGAATCGGCTGCTCGTCGATTTCGGCATTGGCGAAAACGACTCGATGGCTCCCGAGAATGTGCGGGCTGCACTGACCGCCGAAGTCAACAAGCCCGAAAATCGCGGCTACATGGACAACGGCAATCAGCGGTTCAAAGAAGCGGCCGCTGCGTTCATGCAGCGGAACTTCGGCGTGAAGCTCGATCCGAACACGCAGGTGAATCACTGTATCGGCAGCAAGCCGGCACTCGCGATGATCCCCGCCTGCTTCATCAATCCTGGCGACGTCACTTTAATGACGGTGCCGGGCTATCCCGTCGCCGGTACCCACACGCGTTACTACGGTGGCAATGTCTTTCGCCTGCCACTCCTCGCGCAGAACAATTTCTATCCCGATTTCAAATCGATCCCCGCGGACATTTGGACGAAGGTCAAGTTGCTGGTCATCAACTATCCCAACAGCCCGACCGGCAAGACCGCGACCAAGGAGTTCTACGAGCAAGTGGTTTCACTCGCCAAAGAGAAGAACTTTGTCGTGGTGCAAGACGCTGCTCACAGTCTGCTGAGCTACGACCAAAAGCCCTCGAGCTTCTTGCAGACGCCCGGGGCGATGGATGTCGGCGTCGAAGTTCATTCGCTCTCGAAGGGCTTCGACATGATCGGCTGGCGCATCGGTTGGGTCTGCGGTCACGAACGGATCGTGCGGGCCTTTTCCGATGTGAAAGACAACAGCGATTCGGGGCAGTTCGGCGCGATTCAAAACGCTGCTGCTGCCGCTCTCGATGACGACAGTATTCACGAACGGACGCGCACGAAGTACAAGCGGCGGCTGGAGAAGCTGGTCGCGATGCTGACTCGCTGCGGTTTCAATTGCAAAATGCCCGGCGGTACTTACTTCCTGTACACGCCCGCCCCCAGCGGCTTAAAGGATGGCACCAAGTTCGCAAATGCCGAAGAGGCAAGCCAGTTCCTTATTACGCAACTGTCAATCGTCACCGTCCCCTGGGACGATGCTGGAGCGTTCCTGCGCTTCAGTGTGACGTACGAAGCCGCGGATGAAGCTGCTGAAGACGCCCTGATGGCAGCGGCCGAAGATCGGCTCAAGGGCTGCGGCGTCCAATTTTCCTGATAGGATAACGTGTCGCGCGTTGCCAGTCGCCGATTGTTTCGTTTATCGCTTCGTACTTCTCGTCGGTTTGGGGTGCTTGCATGTGCAGTCGGATCTGGCTTGTCGCGTTGGCCTGTTTGCTCGGTGCTGCGGTCGGTTGTGGTGGTGGTGGCAGCGGCAAGAAAGAACTGTCCCTCGACGCCCAAGTGAAGAAGGCGAATGCCGAGACCGATGCCGGTCGCCGGGCCAAGTTGTTGGCAGGTTTGGGCGAAAAGCAACTCAAAGCCGGCGACGTCATCACTGGCGATACGACTTTGAACTCCGCGCTCGAATCGGCGATGGAGGTGGAAGAGCCTGGGAGCAAAGCCAGCGCCCTGATTTTTGTGGGCCAGGCAATGGCCCGCGCCGGCAAAGTAAGCGAAGCGAAAAAGACGTTGCGCGAAGCAGCGAAAACTCTGGAAGCAGTAGAAGACTCCGGGCCTAAGGCCATGGCTTTTGCGGAACTGGGGACTGCTTCTGGCGTGCTGCTGAAGAATCCGGATCAGGCGACGGAGTACCTGAAAAGCGCGGAACTGGCCGCCGACAAGATTGAGTTGCCGGCGATGAAAGCTGGCGCAATGGGAAAGATTTACGTCGCGTACGAGCGCTCCGAACGAGCGACGGAAGCTGAGGCAACGTTAGCGAAGGCCAAGACCTTTGCCAAGGAACAGCCAACGCCACGGGAACAGGTCGATTGCCTGGCTGAAATTGGCGATGCTTTGTCCAAGGCGAAAAAGAACGACGAAGCAACA
Above is a window of Anatilimnocola aggregata DNA encoding:
- a CDS encoding LL-diaminopimelate aminotransferase is translated as MSDPYFQQLFAERIGGVNYGKGTEIYKFEKIKRAKRKALADFPNRLLVDFGIGENDSMAPENVRAALTAEVNKPENRGYMDNGNQRFKEAAAAFMQRNFGVKLDPNTQVNHCIGSKPALAMIPACFINPGDVTLMTVPGYPVAGTHTRYYGGNVFRLPLLAQNNFYPDFKSIPADIWTKVKLLVINYPNSPTGKTATKEFYEQVVSLAKEKNFVVVQDAAHSLLSYDQKPSSFLQTPGAMDVGVEVHSLSKGFDMIGWRIGWVCGHERIVRAFSDVKDNSDSGQFGAIQNAAAAALDDDSIHERTRTKYKRRLEKLVAMLTRCGFNCKMPGGTYFLYTPAPSGLKDGTKFANAEEASQFLITQLSIVTVPWDDAGAFLRFSVTYEAADEAAEDALMAAAEDRLKGCGVQFS
- a CDS encoding Gfo/Idh/MocA family protein translates to MSSKQTRRRFLQTTAAVGVGYWAAGGVSPRVSLSANEEIRFASVGVGGKGSSDSADAGRSGKMVAIVDIDDSTLGKAGEKFEGAQKFNDYRKMLDEVGKSIDAVTVSTPDHCHAVVASAAMKMGKHCFVQKPLTKSLHEARHLGNLAKEMKVATQMGNQGTAGNDLREQAAICKSGVLGKVSEVHVWTNRPVWPQGLDKPTDTPEVPKNVHWDEWIGPAPKRAFHPAYHPFKWRGWWDFGTGALGDMACHTLNMPFMGMDLRDPISVQALTSGHNKETFPSWSVITFEFPERNGRPAVTFKWYDGGKKPDTALFQGAKVAGSGCLIVGEKGSMYSPGDYAGKTEMLGGITKPTVEYTKSPGHFEEWVRAIKGGDAAVSNFGDYASPLTETILLGNLAVWAAAEKEVMGKKIEWDAKSLTATNAPEVAHIVKPEFHNGYKL
- a CDS encoding Uma2 family endonuclease, which gives rise to MIIANTPITPEQLLAMPDSKGLEIVAGKLVENKMGAESSELAIVLASILYQYCSKDRIGRVFGPDTSFQCFPHDSTMVRKPDVAFLSYARWPADKRIGAFIKVAPELAIEVLSPNDVIKEVNDKVDDYLAAGVSTVWVVNEFRRYVEVHSANQPPRIATLNDELTCEEILPGFRCGVSEVFARIPTAE